From the genome of Flavobacterium ovatum, one region includes:
- a CDS encoding phosphatase PAP2 family protein, translating to MKNYFFVVLILMSNLIHCQSLDSLSTTKKISYTPFYVSAGLVTTGALLLNTTINQDIQNKADSRFGPNFHTQLDNVTVFVPMAQIYAGKLLGFEPKNNSKHQTISIITANVLTYVLVTGLKNTVKANRPDDSDQLSFPSGHSAIAFTNAALLFQEYKDSSIWYASSGFLFATATGMLRIANNKHYASDVLAGAGIGLATGFLVSYYNPLQNLHFGKKNKGTALIYPQFGNQIGIGAIIRPNF from the coding sequence ATGAAAAATTATTTTTTTGTTGTTTTAATTTTGATGAGCAACTTGATACATTGCCAGTCGCTGGACAGTTTATCAACTACTAAGAAAATCAGCTACACACCATTCTATGTTTCAGCGGGATTAGTCACTACCGGGGCATTATTACTAAATACTACAATTAATCAGGATATTCAAAATAAAGCCGACTCACGGTTTGGACCTAACTTTCATACGCAACTTGATAATGTGACGGTTTTTGTCCCGATGGCACAAATTTATGCGGGGAAACTATTGGGTTTTGAACCAAAAAATAATAGTAAACACCAAACGATTTCAATTATTACGGCCAATGTTTTGACTTATGTTTTAGTTACTGGATTAAAAAATACGGTTAAAGCCAACCGTCCTGATGACTCAGATCAATTGAGTTTTCCTTCGGGGCATTCTGCAATTGCTTTTACAAATGCCGCTCTTTTGTTCCAAGAGTATAAAGATTCAAGTATTTGGTATGCGAGTAGTGGCTTTCTATTTGCTACGGCTACAGGTATGTTACGAATTGCCAACAACAAACATTATGCTTCGGATGTTTTGGCAGGAGCAGGAATTGGTTTAGCAACAGGATTCTTGGTTTCCTACTACAATCCTTTACAAAACCTTCATTTTGGAAAAAAGAATAAAGGAACAGCTTTGATTTATCCGCAATTTGGGAATCAAATTGGGATTGGCGCTATCATTCGACCTAACTTTTAG
- a CDS encoding outer membrane beta-barrel protein yields the protein MKLNQFVTFLAFLVTAAVFGQVSGKVVDGDFPLEYATATLFSTQNKTVVAGVVSNNDGTFKIGNLKNGNYYLEVSFIGFQKKTFNDILINNKNKSLNVGVVSLISGENQLSNVVIKSEKSTVVSKIDRQVYDAKSFQNSQGGTATDVLKNLPSIAIDSQGDISVRGTTGFMVLLNGKPTQGSISTILGQLPANAIDRVEVVTAPSAKYDPDGKAGILNIITKKGATDGSYAQINVKGGFPSIENYDNKENAQRYGIDGTYNFKKDKWDVSLGGSFGRNDIQGRREGYVFTNNVTENYKTEFPSDGERSTNELNYSGRFTVDYTPNTADNFSVGFYAGKRKNDRQADIYYNNKRTDLTTGAVLKTFDYYNENLRIRDGDFALGSFDYSHKFLDKSKLTASVLYEYTLLGGPTTNLNLGYTDPSIVYQDEYNTNDNPLYGSRAQLDYEFKPFSFGKLEAGYQFRKLKHNGNFIYERRNLTSGVFEIVPEFTSVVNLDRLIHSGYLQLNGAKEKWEYAAGLRLESMNRDFYLKGFNTAAENLEYDYVKLFPSASAQYTMDNNVKVKAAYSKRVDRAPTYKMNPFKEREHSETFEQGDKNLRPEFTDLIELGISKNFKSGNSVFATAYYRDVQNLINRVNTLSYTTAGVLNDTILDRIYTNVGRGKTIGLEVGTQFKPTTKWTNFIGANVYNFNIDGSYDGKRINSNAIQYSINANSTYNFSSTTSMQFTLNYLSEKITAQGEDSRFYSPNLTLRKTFLDNQLVATLQWQNIDMGLLNTNEQRITTYNPGEYYTTTNYVYEVDMVLLNLSYTFNKSKNKAKFIDSEFGKKEF from the coding sequence ATGAAATTAAATCAATTTGTTACATTCCTTGCGTTTCTAGTAACAGCTGCTGTTTTTGGTCAGGTCTCAGGAAAGGTCGTTGACGGAGATTTTCCGTTAGAATATGCTACAGCCACTTTGTTCTCAACGCAAAATAAGACGGTAGTTGCAGGTGTTGTTTCCAATAATGACGGTACATTTAAAATTGGAAATTTGAAGAACGGAAATTACTACCTAGAAGTTTCTTTTATAGGTTTCCAAAAAAAGACTTTCAATGATATTCTGATTAATAATAAAAATAAATCATTAAATGTTGGTGTTGTTTCTTTGATTTCGGGAGAAAATCAACTTAGTAATGTAGTTATTAAATCTGAAAAAAGTACTGTTGTAAGCAAGATTGACCGTCAAGTTTATGATGCAAAGTCTTTTCAGAATAGTCAAGGTGGTACCGCAACTGATGTGTTGAAAAATTTACCTTCTATTGCTATCGACAGTCAGGGCGACATTAGTGTAAGAGGAACTACTGGTTTTATGGTTTTGTTAAATGGTAAGCCTACACAAGGAAGTATTTCGACTATTTTGGGTCAGTTGCCAGCCAATGCAATTGATAGAGTAGAAGTAGTGACTGCTCCATCTGCTAAATATGATCCAGATGGGAAAGCAGGTATTTTGAATATTATCACCAAAAAAGGAGCTACCGATGGTTCTTATGCGCAAATTAACGTAAAAGGTGGATTCCCTTCTATAGAAAATTACGACAATAAAGAAAATGCACAACGTTACGGAATTGACGGAACCTATAATTTCAAAAAAGATAAATGGGATGTTTCATTGGGTGGTAGTTTTGGAAGAAACGATATTCAAGGTCGTAGAGAAGGGTACGTTTTTACCAATAACGTAACCGAGAATTATAAAACCGAATTTCCTTCAGACGGAGAACGTAGTACCAATGAGTTAAACTACAGCGGACGTTTTACGGTTGATTATACACCAAATACAGCGGATAATTTCTCTGTAGGTTTCTATGCAGGAAAACGTAAAAATGACAGACAAGCCGATATTTATTACAACAATAAAAGAACCGATTTGACTACTGGAGCTGTTCTTAAAACTTTCGATTATTACAATGAAAATTTGAGAATTCGTGACGGTGATTTCGCTTTAGGAAGTTTTGATTATTCTCATAAATTTTTAGATAAATCAAAATTAACTGCTTCGGTTTTATATGAATATACTTTGTTGGGTGGTCCAACGACCAATTTGAACTTAGGATATACAGATCCTTCAATCGTATATCAAGACGAATACAATACCAATGACAATCCTTTATACGGAAGCAGAGCCCAATTGGATTATGAATTCAAACCTTTTTCTTTTGGAAAACTAGAAGCGGGTTACCAATTTAGAAAACTAAAACACAACGGTAATTTTATTTACGAAAGACGTAATCTTACTTCTGGAGTATTCGAAATTGTTCCAGAGTTTACCAGTGTTGTAAACCTTGATCGTTTGATACATTCTGGATATTTGCAATTGAACGGAGCTAAAGAGAAATGGGAGTATGCTGCAGGGTTAAGATTAGAATCTATGAATCGTGATTTTTATCTAAAAGGATTCAATACAGCAGCAGAAAACCTAGAGTATGATTATGTGAAATTGTTTCCATCAGCTTCGGCTCAATACACCATGGATAATAATGTAAAAGTGAAAGCGGCTTACAGCAAAAGAGTCGATCGTGCGCCAACGTACAAGATGAATCCATTTAAAGAAAGAGAGCACTCTGAGACTTTTGAACAAGGAGATAAAAATCTTCGTCCTGAGTTTACCGATTTAATCGAATTGGGAATTAGTAAAAATTTCAAAAGCGGAAATTCGGTTTTTGCAACGGCTTACTATAGAGATGTTCAAAACTTGATTAATCGTGTCAATACACTTTCTTATACAACTGCTGGTGTCTTGAACGATACTATTTTGGATAGAATCTATACCAATGTAGGTAGAGGAAAAACGATAGGACTGGAAGTTGGAACACAATTCAAACCAACAACTAAATGGACGAACTTTATAGGGGCGAACGTATATAACTTCAATATTGATGGAAGTTACGACGGAAAAAGAATCAATTCTAATGCGATTCAGTATTCTATAAATGCCAACAGTACTTATAACTTTTCAAGTACAACTTCTATGCAGTTTACGTTGAATTATTTATCTGAAAAAATTACGGCACAAGGAGAAGATTCTCGTTTTTATTCGCCAAATTTAACTTTGAGAAAAACATTCTTAGACAATCAATTGGTAGCGACTTTGCAATGGCAAAATATAGATATGGGATTGTTGAATACCAACGAACAACGTATTACAACCTACAATCCGGGGGAATATTATACCACAACCAATTATGTATATGAGGTAGATATGGTTCTCTTGAATTTATCATACACCTTTAATAAATCAAAAAACAAAGCTAAATTTATCGATAGTGAATTTGGTAAAAAAGAATTCTAG
- a CDS encoding HesA/MoeB/ThiF family protein, which yields MSVIQDFLRYNRQVILPEIGDEGQVKLKQAKVLVIGAGGLGCPILQYIATAGVGTIGIVDFDRIEIHNLHRQILYTEDQVGLPKATTAKATVKKLNPLIEVLAFEEKLTIENAARIISQFDIVVDGSDNFGTRYLVNDTCVELGKTLVYGSILGFEGQLAVFNHQGSKNLRDLFPEPPNPKDVPNCSFNGVLGTLPGMIGTMMAHETLKLIIGLPTLRNELVLYKTLEWGFVKLTF from the coding sequence ATGAGCGTTATACAAGATTTTTTACGATACAACCGACAGGTTATTTTACCCGAAATAGGTGACGAGGGACAGGTAAAACTTAAACAAGCCAAAGTACTTGTGATTGGCGCTGGTGGTTTGGGCTGTCCGATTTTGCAATATATAGCTACGGCAGGTGTAGGAACCATTGGCATAGTAGATTTTGACAGGATCGAAATTCATAATCTTCACAGACAAATTCTTTATACTGAAGATCAAGTAGGTCTACCTAAAGCTACTACTGCAAAAGCTACTGTCAAGAAACTAAATCCGTTGATTGAAGTTTTGGCTTTTGAAGAGAAATTAACTATTGAAAATGCGGCTCGAATCATTAGTCAATTTGATATTGTAGTGGATGGTTCGGATAATTTCGGAACACGCTATTTAGTGAATGATACTTGTGTCGAATTGGGCAAAACATTGGTTTACGGTAGTATCCTCGGTTTTGAAGGACAACTTGCGGTTTTTAACCATCAAGGGAGTAAAAATTTACGTGATTTGTTTCCGGAACCTCCAAACCCTAAAGATGTTCCTAATTGTAGTTTTAACGGCGTACTAGGTACGTTGCCTGGGATGATTGGTACGATGATGGCGCACGAAACCTTGAAATTAATAATTGGACTGCCGACTTTGAGGAATGAATTGGTTTTGTACAAGACTTTGGAATGGGGATTTGTGAAATTAACTTTTTAG
- a CDS encoding Ig-like domain-containing protein, protein MKRKLFKKHFLISRQCTYGLNVTTPSLGEEIKEISRLLMLTILMMITSYSGYSQIVTVQGETSLKKWDKISLSLTLPSDISETDSNFKDNRMDVVFTDAQGNNIRVPGFFAADGDAANTSATSGKIFKAFLRPDRIGNWTYRVLFYSGTDVALKEVNQLPNPTYDIAGTVGVVVASNVALPDLRAKGRLKYQISGDIDERRYLKWSETGEHFLKFGPDSPENLFDYNDFDHEGNKNSCGLCTEHSFTPHAADWEVGDPTWKSNKGKNLIGAINYLRKQLMNSMSMSLFGGDDKNVFAWTLTNEKYKYDVSKLEQWEIILDHAEKNGLVVHLKLAEAENWNALDANQLKIFYREMVARFGHHLGLEWNISEEFGGSVETDASKAIDRINWLADIDPWQNHRVFHTYPGKHEIHYNYLLANNARITGASIQSAKTTGYDDAYDGKSGIKTWIEKSKLAGTPWVVASDEQNPGSTGMFTSTDINNDQVAPEARTKILWKGLIAGGAGVMWYGGSEGDFKTENFNRFNTLFQWTKIAILQFFEGNGLQYWKMQNTDALTSGNLNRCLSEAGKTYVVYLEKGGTTNLNLTGQTGIYTVKWFDPRNGGSLRNGTVTSLNGGANLSIGAAPDNLTSDWVALITRNDGQNISVTGLSLSQPANSLYVNDEISLITTFTPTNATNKTLTWTTSNPSVATVSTTGIIKGIGIGQATITATTQDGNFAKSATITVVEAPVIVEPDAGCPFEEQNGLLVIEAESATGYAAAKFTLETGDVGVTSPTGAGYLRYSGPNNFNTSSTGNTLTYKIKINNPGTYRFLWRNVRDPQAATSDAGNDAWLLIKGNNVRFYGIKTGVEYNLVNPTKVWIQKSDFVFECYGESGNVNGLSLWADFPTAGEYTIQYAGRSTGHCVDRLMLFKDDKFNDAKNVNTPESARIGVDCSAPTTDCTNVTLNAVDFPVTQVSGFVQGYVDAARGAMAINAAQHKDVFAAVKQIFSGKNGTYNITLTTLAELDGESSYKLKVGGVYVGTYQNPETTVDYTPTTKTWQDVVVNNGDEIQVEFNSNTNGKVPEGTTTAFSRGRWTKLEFACKGATVDPPTVSEVIAFDNFPVSFSNQSNTYSFKVIYTATESREINVAIKSPSNVHIMESKLTVVAGVNKTATVNVTVATQLPVGTNYKFVTAIRPIGGSFATNIDQKISYANITDAPLSVQNNKLNANVNVHPNPIGASKISIEVGYFNSYFSYVITDINGRVVTSGTSKSKNIDISSDALISKGVYILKISDKEGNEYVKKLIK, encoded by the coding sequence ATGAAAAGAAAATTATTTAAGAAACATTTTTTAATAAGTAGACAGTGTACTTATGGACTAAATGTAACTACTCCTAGTTTAGGAGAAGAAATTAAGGAAATATCACGTTTGTTGATGTTAACAATACTGATGATGATTACGTCTTATTCGGGCTATAGTCAAATAGTGACTGTTCAAGGAGAAACCTCTTTAAAAAAATGGGATAAAATTTCTCTTTCGTTAACGCTACCCTCTGATATAAGTGAAACAGATTCAAACTTTAAAGATAACCGTATGGATGTTGTCTTTACTGATGCTCAAGGAAACAATATTAGAGTGCCTGGTTTTTTTGCGGCCGATGGAGATGCTGCAAATACAAGTGCTACTAGTGGAAAAATATTCAAAGCTTTTTTAAGACCAGATAGGATAGGGAACTGGACTTATAGGGTTTTGTTTTACTCGGGTACTGATGTTGCTTTGAAAGAAGTGAATCAGTTGCCAAATCCTACTTATGATATTGCAGGTACTGTTGGAGTTGTCGTAGCGTCAAATGTAGCTTTACCAGATTTACGAGCCAAAGGCCGATTGAAATATCAAATAAGTGGAGATATTGACGAACGTCGTTATTTGAAATGGTCGGAAACGGGTGAGCATTTTTTGAAATTTGGTCCAGATTCTCCTGAAAATCTATTTGATTATAACGATTTTGACCATGAGGGAAATAAAAATAGTTGTGGACTTTGTACGGAGCACTCTTTTACTCCTCATGCTGCTGATTGGGAAGTTGGAGACCCTACTTGGAAAAGTAATAAAGGTAAAAACTTAATAGGGGCTATCAATTATCTTAGAAAGCAACTAATGAATTCTATGTCTATGTCTCTTTTTGGAGGAGATGATAAAAACGTATTTGCTTGGACTCTAACTAATGAAAAATATAAATATGATGTTTCTAAATTAGAACAATGGGAAATTATTTTAGATCATGCAGAAAAGAATGGTTTGGTCGTACATTTAAAATTGGCTGAAGCAGAAAATTGGAATGCTTTAGATGCTAATCAACTTAAGATTTTCTATAGAGAAATGGTTGCTAGGTTTGGTCATCATTTAGGTTTAGAATGGAATATTTCTGAAGAGTTTGGAGGTAGTGTTGAGACTGATGCTTCAAAAGCAATAGATCGAATCAATTGGCTAGCAGATATTGATCCTTGGCAAAATCATAGAGTGTTTCATACCTATCCTGGTAAGCATGAGATACATTACAATTACTTATTAGCTAATAATGCACGAATTACAGGTGCTTCTATTCAAAGTGCAAAAACTACAGGATATGATGATGCTTATGATGGTAAGTCGGGTATTAAAACATGGATTGAAAAATCGAAACTAGCGGGTACTCCATGGGTAGTTGCAAGTGACGAACAAAATCCTGGCTCAACAGGTATGTTTACTTCTACTGATATAAATAACGATCAAGTAGCTCCAGAAGCTAGAACGAAAATTCTTTGGAAAGGATTAATTGCCGGTGGTGCAGGTGTAATGTGGTATGGTGGATCTGAAGGAGATTTTAAAACTGAAAATTTTAACAGGTTCAATACTTTGTTCCAATGGACTAAAATTGCTATTTTACAATTTTTTGAAGGGAATGGACTTCAATATTGGAAAATGCAAAATACAGATGCTTTAACAAGTGGTAACCTTAATAGATGCTTGTCTGAAGCAGGAAAAACTTATGTTGTTTACTTAGAAAAGGGAGGTACTACCAACCTAAATTTAACAGGGCAAACAGGAATATATACTGTTAAATGGTTTGATCCTAGAAACGGTGGTTCATTAAGAAATGGTACGGTGACCTCTCTAAATGGAGGTGCAAATTTGAGTATTGGAGCTGCTCCGGATAATTTAACTTCTGACTGGGTAGCCTTGATTACTAGAAATGACGGACAAAATATTAGTGTAACAGGATTAAGTTTAAGCCAACCCGCAAATTCATTATATGTTAATGATGAAATAAGTCTTATTACTACTTTTACACCTACAAACGCTACAAATAAAACTTTAACTTGGACGACAAGTAATCCAAGTGTAGCAACTGTTAGCACTACTGGTATTATCAAAGGTATTGGTATAGGTCAAGCTACAATTACTGCAACGACTCAGGATGGAAATTTTGCTAAATCGGCAACAATAACTGTGGTTGAAGCACCTGTGATTGTTGAACCAGATGCTGGATGTCCTTTTGAAGAACAAAATGGACTCTTAGTTATAGAGGCCGAAAGTGCTACGGGATATGCAGCTGCTAAGTTTACTCTAGAAACGGGAGACGTAGGTGTTACATCTCCTACAGGAGCAGGTTATCTACGATATTCTGGTCCTAATAATTTTAATACTAGTTCGACTGGAAATACGCTAACCTATAAAATTAAAATAAACAATCCTGGAACGTATAGGTTTTTATGGAGAAACGTTAGAGATCCTCAAGCGGCGACATCAGATGCAGGAAATGATGCATGGCTATTGATTAAGGGAAACAATGTCAGGTTTTATGGGATAAAAACTGGGGTTGAATATAATTTAGTTAACCCTACGAAAGTGTGGATACAAAAATCTGATTTTGTTTTTGAATGTTATGGTGAAAGTGGAAATGTCAATGGATTGAGTTTGTGGGCTGATTTCCCTACTGCGGGTGAGTATACAATTCAATATGCAGGAAGATCCACAGGACACTGTGTTGACAGACTAATGTTATTTAAAGATGATAAATTTAATGATGCTAAAAATGTCAATACTCCTGAATCGGCAAGAATTGGAGTTGATTGTAGTGCTCCAACAACAGATTGTACGAATGTAACTTTAAATGCTGTTGATTTTCCAGTAACACAAGTTTCTGGTTTTGTACAAGGATATGTTGACGCCGCTAGAGGTGCGATGGCAATCAATGCAGCGCAACACAAAGACGTTTTTGCAGCTGTTAAACAGATATTTTCAGGTAAAAATGGTACTTATAATATCACTTTAACAACTTTAGCGGAATTAGATGGGGAGTCAAGTTATAAACTAAAAGTTGGAGGTGTATATGTTGGAACATATCAAAATCCCGAGACTACAGTTGATTATACTCCTACAACTAAAACATGGCAAGATGTGGTAGTTAACAACGGAGACGAGATTCAAGTAGAATTCAATTCTAATACTAATGGAAAAGTTCCTGAGGGTACTACAACAGCGTTCTCTAGAGGTAGGTGGACCAAATTAGAGTTTGCTTGTAAAGGAGCAACAGTAGATCCGCCTACTGTTAGTGAAGTGATTGCTTTTGATAATTTTCCAGTTTCTTTTAGCAATCAATCAAATACTTATTCATTTAAGGTGATTTATACTGCTACAGAATCAAGAGAGATTAATGTAGCTATAAAATCTCCTAGTAACGTACATATTATGGAGAGTAAATTAACCGTTGTTGCAGGTGTAAATAAAACCGCCACCGTAAATGTAACTGTAGCTACTCAGCTTCCTGTCGGAACAAATTATAAATTTGTTACAGCAATACGTCCAATAGGCGGTAGTTTTGCAACTAATATTGATCAAAAGATTAGTTATGCTAATATTACAGATGCTCCTTTATCTGTTCAAAATAATAAATTGAATGCTAACGTTAATGTGCATCCTAATCCAATTGGAGCTAGTAAAATAAGTATAGAAGTAGGATACTTTAATAGTTATTTCTCATATGTGATTACAGATATTAACGGTCGTGTGGTTACTTCAGGGACATCAAAGAGTAAAAATATAGATATTTCCTCGGATGCTTTAATATCTAAAGGTGTTTATATCTTAAAAATAAGCGATAAAGAGGGCAATGAGTATGTCAAAAAATTAATAAAATAA
- the aat gene encoding leucyl/phenylalanyl-tRNA--protein transferase, whose translation MVYLSQELFFPPVSEANYDGILAIGGDLSPERLQLAYSSGIFPWFEEDDPILWWSPNPRMVLFLDELKVSKSMRNILNRDIFKVTFNKDFRGVISNCQHIKRDGQNGTWITNNMIDAYCNLHELGIAQSVEVWQNDELVGGLYGVDMGHIFCGESMFSKVSNASKVAFVSLVNHLKDKNYQLLDCQVYNPHLESLGCREIERDDFMKILRKEV comes from the coding sequence ATGGTTTATTTGTCCCAAGAGTTGTTTTTTCCACCGGTTTCCGAAGCTAATTATGATGGGATCTTAGCTATAGGAGGTGATTTGTCGCCCGAAAGATTGCAGTTAGCCTATAGCAGTGGCATATTCCCATGGTTCGAGGAGGATGACCCCATTCTTTGGTGGTCGCCAAACCCTCGCATGGTCTTGTTCCTTGACGAACTCAAAGTATCCAAAAGCATGCGCAACATCCTCAATCGGGATATTTTCAAAGTAACTTTTAATAAAGATTTTCGTGGGGTAATTTCCAATTGCCAACACATCAAACGTGACGGACAAAACGGTACTTGGATTACCAACAACATGATCGATGCCTACTGCAATTTACACGAATTAGGCATCGCGCAATCTGTTGAGGTTTGGCAAAATGATGAACTTGTAGGCGGTTTGTATGGCGTAGATATGGGACACATTTTCTGTGGCGAAAGCATGTTCTCCAAAGTATCCAACGCTTCCAAGGTCGCTTTTGTCAGCCTCGTCAATCATCTAAAAGACAAAAACTACCAACTCCTAGATTGCCAAGTCTACAACCCTCACCTCGAAAGTCTAGGTTGCCGCGAAATAGAAAGAGATGATTTTATGAAGATTCTTCGAAAAGAAGTATAA
- a CDS encoding DUF3127 domain-containing protein: protein MEVIGRVKVINPEQQVSAAFKKRELVVTTEEQYPQHILVEFTQDKCDLLNNYGVGESVKVSINLRGREWVNPQGETRYFNSIQGWRIEKAGAEAPNAQAPAAPAAPVFTPATNLNEEEADDLPF from the coding sequence ATGGAAGTTATTGGTAGAGTTAAAGTGATTAATCCAGAGCAACAAGTAAGTGCGGCATTCAAGAAAAGAGAATTAGTTGTTACTACTGAAGAACAATATCCTCAACATATATTAGTTGAGTTTACTCAAGATAAATGTGATTTATTAAACAATTACGGAGTAGGAGAATCAGTAAAAGTTTCTATCAATTTAAGAGGTAGAGAATGGGTTAACCCACAAGGAGAAACTAGATATTTTAACAGTATCCAAGGATGGAGAATTGAAAAAGCAGGTGCAGAAGCTCCAAATGCTCAAGCTCCAGCGGCACCAGCAGCTCCAGTTTTTACTCCAGCAACTAACTTAAACGAAGAAGAAGCTGACGATTTACCGTTTTAA
- a CDS encoding helix-turn-helix domain-containing protein, giving the protein MKESIAVYTKIPNVTDVKIEPFDVNKRYTKPHRHNKYIELVYFKAGSGFHYMDSIAYEIKPPVVFVVNNNEVHHWEIDSIPEGFVIIVKEDFLEKIIDKHINQQLYRLKKEQMITLQYDESIDKLFQVLCLEMKQTSIQKEVIEGGLKALFAKIIGYSNRTERLDNTDKTIHFEELLKQELRNDVSFYADLLSINTQQLNAICKKSFSKTASQVISAHIVQEAKRQLVYTDRTISEIGYSLDFKDVSHFVKYFKRHTEITPLVFKQASII; this is encoded by the coding sequence ATGAAAGAATCTATTGCTGTTTATACTAAAATTCCAAATGTAACAGATGTCAAAATTGAACCTTTTGATGTTAATAAAAGGTACACAAAGCCCCATCGTCATAATAAATATATTGAATTAGTTTATTTTAAAGCGGGTTCAGGTTTTCATTATATGGATTCCATCGCTTATGAAATAAAACCTCCAGTGGTATTTGTAGTCAATAATAACGAAGTGCATCATTGGGAAATTGATAGTATTCCAGAAGGTTTTGTCATAATTGTAAAAGAGGATTTTTTGGAGAAGATAATTGATAAACATATCAACCAACAATTATATAGGTTGAAGAAAGAACAAATGATTACGCTTCAGTATGATGAATCGATTGATAAGTTGTTTCAGGTATTGTGTCTTGAAATGAAACAAACTTCAATTCAAAAGGAAGTTATAGAAGGTGGGTTAAAAGCTTTGTTTGCTAAAATTATTGGGTATTCTAATCGTACAGAACGTTTAGATAATACAGATAAAACGATACATTTTGAAGAATTGTTGAAACAGGAATTACGAAATGACGTCTCTTTTTATGCAGATTTGTTGAGTATTAATACGCAACAGTTGAATGCTATTTGTAAAAAGAGTTTTTCTAAAACGGCCTCTCAAGTGATTAGTGCGCATATCGTTCAAGAGGCCAAAAGGCAATTGGTTTACACTGATCGAACAATATCTGAAATAGGTTATAGTCTTGATTTTAAGGATGTATCTCATTTTGTGAAATATTTTAAGAGACATACTGAGATTACACCACTTGTTTTCAAGCAAGCATCAATTATTTAA